The Acropora muricata isolate sample 2 chromosome 5, ASM3666990v1, whole genome shotgun sequence genome includes a window with the following:
- the LOC136916158 gene encoding mitochondrial disaggregase-like: protein MATRKRDRPAEGSYRNLERGGRLEAEKVTKKKKKKEATERERDSLEKGLRENLVGQEEAVHTVAATIRRREYGWCDEEHPLVFLFLGSSGIGKTELAKLVARFLHKDNKKGFIRLDMSEYQEKHEVAKMIGAPPGYIGHDQGGFLTKKLKECPNAVVLLDEVDKAHPDVLTVMLQLFDEGRLTDGKGKTIVCKDAIFVMTSNLACEEIANHALELRREAKEASEHRGEGGEISEKVTISRKFKQEIVQPILTLHFKRDEFLGRINEMVYFLPFSRSEILTLVTRELDFLSEKALKRHDIHMSWDREVLDVLADGYDVRYGARSIKPEVERRVVDQLIDAQERELISPGSSLHLTVDHPQGHSGKSLGDDEAPTIKLQLIKEGKKKVDIDVGNS, encoded by the exons atggcCACTCGAAAGCGTGATCGTCCGGCAGAAGGATCTTACCGGAACCTTGAGCGCGGTGGTCGTCTCGAAGCTGAGAAG gttactaaaaagaaaaagaagaaagaggcAACAGAGCGAGAACGTGATTCGCTAGAAAAGGGATTGAGAGAGAACCTCGTGGGTCAAGAAGAAGCTGTTCATACAGTGGCTGCAA CAATCCGTAGAAGAGAATATGGCTGGTGTGATGAGGAGCATCCTCTGGTTTTTCTGTTCCTTGGTTCCTCTGGAATTG GTAAGACTGAGCTGGCAAAGCTGGTTGCAAGGTTCCTTCACAAGGACAACAAAAAG GGTTTTATAAGATTAGACATGTCTGAATACCAAGAGAAACACGAA GTAGCAAAGATGATTGGTGCACCTCCAGGTTACATCGGCCATGATCAGGGCGGATTTTTAACAAAGAAGTTGAAGGAATGCCCCAATGCTGTGGTGCTGCTTGACGAG GTTGACAAAGCTCATCCGGATGTGCTAACAGTTATGCTGCAGTTATTTGATGAG GGCCGTTTGACAGACGGAAAAGGAAAAACTATAGTCTGCAAAGACGCCATCTTTGTAATGACGTCAAACCTTGCTTGTGAAGAAATAGCCAATCACGCATTGGAATTGAGAAGAGAGGCTAAAGAAGCCTCTGAACATAGAGGAGAAG GTGGTGAGATCAGTGAGAAGGTCACCATTTCAAGAAAATTTAAACAGGAAATAGTACAACCGATCCTAACG CTTCACTTTAAAAGAGATGAATTTCTAGGACGCATCAATGAGATGGTCTATTTCCTGCCATTTTCACGCTCCGAAATTCTGACCTTGGTTACAAGGGAACTTGATTTCTTATCGGAAAAG GCTTTAAAACGCCACGATATTCACATGTCGTGGGACAGAGAGGTCTTAGATGTGCTAGCCGATGGTTACGATGTTCGTTACGGAGCACGTTCGATTAAACCCGAG GTGGAAAGACGAGTTGTCGATCAATTAATTGATGCGCAGGAACGGGAGCTAATAAGTCCTGGAAGTTCCCTGCACTTGACTGTAGACCACCCCCAAGGGCACAGTGGAAAGAGTTTGGGAGATGACGAGGCTCCGACCATCAAATTACAACTCATAAAAGAGGGCAAGAAAAAAGTTGACATCGATGTTGGAAACTCGTGA
- the LOC136916157 gene encoding nucleotidyltransferase MB21D2-like, whose amino-acid sequence MVEAVGVDLVSGHSFLSLNEALANHLADGGFQAMDDLSAQMFPSVLGALNNCLHKPLRRHPLYEEVEFIWSGSTAEGVNIPNFESGGCGKPHLEFEMDILCVFRDIKVGRLADSPAILMKQEDTSEGYFVVFLNDQSYRQRWCDYSIVPTDPKRKSEMYLNPLLLVEDLYRQIEHIFAQIPLLKDRFKLEFNPPAVTLTMSLDFQKITISCDIVVALELPCDCLPKEYPSWIKVHGRPAWLSEKSFEEVQQKPLHLVGKCSPSGQPKVEWRLSFSVVELFLMKELGLQCPAAITCYRVFKLVRFLHLKHPDILHLYHLKMLFFQACHKLPPSAWADTNLATDLLGLLDNLMHCFIMQSLPSYFIPGYNLIEGVHRDFLFTLLQKVSKVRKNPIESITNLKK is encoded by the coding sequence ATGGTGGAAGCTGTTGGGGTAGATCTTGTTTCGGGACATTCATTCTTGTCTTTAAACGAAGCCCTGGCGAACCATTTGGCCGACGGAGGTTTTCAAGCTATGGATGATTTATCGGCTCAAATGTTTCCTTCTGTTTTGGGTGCGTTAAATAACTGTCTGCACAAGCCTTTGAGAAGACATCCATTGTATGAGGAAGTGGAATTTATTTGGAGCGGAAGTACGGCGGAGGGTGTGAATATTCCGAATTTCGAAAGCGGTGGATGTGGGAAACCCCATCTGGAGTTTGAGATGGATATCTTATGCGTTTTTCGGGATATAAAAGTTGGAAGATTGGCTGACAGCCCCGCCATATTGATGAAACAAGAAGATACTAGCGAGGGATACTTCGTTGTGTTTTTGAATGATCAAAGCTATAGACAGCGATGGTGTGATTACAGTATCGTCCCAACTGATCCAAAACGAAAAAGCGAAATGTACTTAAATCCTTTGCTCCTTGTGGAAGACCTTTATAGACAAATTGAACACATCTTTGCACAAATTCCATTGTTAAAGGACCGATTTAAACTAGAATTCAACCCACCAGCTGTCACTCTGACAATGTCTTTGgattttcaaaaaattacaATCAGCTGTGACATAGTGGTAGCACTGGAGTTGCCTTGTGATTGTCTACCAAAGGAATATCCATCTTGGATCAAAGTGCACGGTCGGCCAGCATGGCTGAGTGAAAAATCCTTTGAAGAAGTGCAACAAAAACCTCTTCATCTTGTTGGAAAATGTTCACCAAGCGGGCAACCAAAGGTTGAATGGAGATTATCTTTCAGTGTTGTGGAACTTTTCCTTATGAAGGAATTGGGATTGCAGTGTCCAGCTGCCATAACCTGCTACAGGGTGTTTAAACTAGTACGGTTCTTGCATCTAAAGCATCCTGACATACTCCATTTATATCACTTGAAGATGTTGTTTTTCCAAGCATGTCACAAGCTTCCACCCAGCGCTTGGGCAGATACCAACCTTGCCACTGACCTACTAGGACTACTGGATAATTTGATGCATTGCTTTATAATGCAGTCACTTCCAAGTTATTTCATCCCTGGCTATAACTTGATTGAAGGAGTCCATCGTGActttttatttactttattgCAAAAAGTAAGTAAAGTAAGGAAAAATCCCATTGAGAGTATCACTAatttaaaaaagtga